Part of the Vigna unguiculata cultivar IT97K-499-35 chromosome 3, ASM411807v1, whole genome shotgun sequence genome, CGATTGTACCAGAGCCTAAATCCAACACAGGGACACTCTTCATCTTGTACTTCGAAAGCAGCAAGAGCATGGTTAGAAATGAGTTTGATCTCTCCAAAGCAAGAAATGGGGCCCAGCGGAATGTCCCTGCAATGTCACGAACCTGTTTGCTAAAATGTTAGCTAGTGAAATAAACAAGATTAATCAAATTGAGTATGTAGCTAGAATAAGAAGCACTTGaaagaaatgatttttgtttgatattgtAAAGGCAGAAGATATATTACCGTGGTATTCTTATAAAGTTCAGATGAAGTAAGATCCAAAAAAAAGTTTCCTGCAGTTGTTGCAGCAGATCCAAGGCCTAAGGCTTCAAGTTCTAGAGCAAAACTCAGTCCATTAGCTGCAGCTGCAATAGCCTTTGCACTGGTTGGAGTAGAAGGACTCATTGGAGATGCAGGTTCAGACTGTCAAGAGTACAGTGACATAGGCTTAGTGTGAAAATGAGACATCAAAGAAAATAGTGATTTCAGTCTAGCATTATGTGAAAATAATTACTCTGTTATGTCAAAATTGCACTAACTTAAGTCTAGCATTACTACAGTTATATTCTCTTGATTGAAAAATTACATCTACTTTTCTTagtttatgtattattttttgacACCGTGATATTTCAATATTTACACATATCTTCCCTATTTTTTCGGCATAAACCATACACATGGTGACCttcaaaattcaatatataGAGGTATAAGGAAGGTGGTTTTTCAATGAAAGAAAGGCATAAATGTAATCATCCATAGCCTCAAAGGAGGTCAGTTTGATTACCCCTTTTTACTCATTTCACCTTTCAAAtgttccattatttttttttaaaaacaccATTAGGCATAATAACAATCAAATCATCattcaacaaaaagaaaaaacaccaCTTATCACACACTAAACTGTCCATTTGTACCAGACCCAATAGTAATAATACTAGATTCAATTTGATATACTTTGAATTGAATAAagcataaaatacaaaaatgacaGTAACTTCCAGATTAATATGTGTGCATCAATTAATTGAATTGGTATGTAATATGTCCAACAAACCTGATGCAAGATCCATACAACAATCCCAGCAAACTCGACAATTCCGATGTATCTGTCAATCCAACTAGCATCTTCAGGAGCATCAACATCCACCACAGGTGCACTGAAAACGTTGTGTCGTGCCAGTTTCATAACAGCTTCGGCCAACGTGGCGTCTGATTTGATCTCAATCTCtgatcacaaaataaaatttacacgTTGAGAACTACACCAAAAGAcacaaagaaacaaaaaatagcaGATACCATAACATGAACAAGATGAAAAAATAAGCCTCACTCAAATGATCAGATAGTTTACACTTcacaatctaaaatatatttatcttggGTGTCAAGTCAATTTTCATCTGGGTGGAATCAAAATCACTTCTTTCTTCGTTTTTCAATCACCCTTCACGTTCTTTTGATGATGAAAGACGAATATGTTCATAAAAGTGACGTAGAGATAGGTACCTTGGTTTGAAGGAGCCAAAGGAAACGCAGAGACAGGGATGCTTTCAAAACAAGCGTTGAGCTTCTCGGTAGGACTTAGTTGTGCCTCTTGAACGTCCCAAAGATCCTCAACTCGCATACCCAATTTCGCTTCTGGGCTCCGAGGACTCTCTCCCATTGTTGCCATTGccatttctctttttctttctctctctttctttctctactGCACTGACAAGCTTATAACATCTCTATTCTCTAACACATTCCCATAATAATTAACTGAAAAATAGGATCAAAAAATCTACCACGGAGTCACAGACTACTTCCCTACACCTTATACCTTCACCGTTAGATTTTAATACTTAACGATGAGCGTGGACTCTGGTAAGATCGTACGGACACGATTGTGTTACACATTGTGCGCGATGCATTGTAGTGGTCAACGTGATGGTTATCTTGCCCTCACTGTTCGCTATGCTTATCCAAATTTGCATTATTTATTGAAACACATCCTTGTCCGGTTTTTACTGTGGGCCACGAAAGCGTTTGCCGCGCTAATGTGCGCTGGGAGGGTTTTGCGCGCCCACAGAATTGAGTGTTGTTGAAAATGCGTGCTGCTGATTAATTATTTGTGATCAGAACCTACCACAATGTTGAGGACAAAACATTTGTTGATTGTAAATGACATTAATCATTGATTGGGTTTTGTGTTTTACTTCTTTTGCCTCCTTTGCATTAATGTGTGAGTCAGTTTTCGCTTTTGAAGGGTAAAAGTTgcacttaatttaaatttaatttttgtcttaaaatatttattaattttattaaactattattgttaatattattatttttatatgaaaaaatataaatttattgaaaaaatatttttatttttatttaataacctAGAAAGATAACTTAGAGTAACAGTATTatgatatttgattattttataattaaaaattagtctataaataaaattttatatttaatcgagtttaattttataagaatgaGTATCTCTTAAAGATcggtgacaaaaagaagaaaatgaacatCTTCTTAacaataaggagttttgattATTACGATGACTTATGATGATGCATGAAAAAATGTCGAAGAGTTAAAAAAATGCTTAGATTCAAAagatacattgaagacttaaaaatttaatgttgtttatgtcttgtaatttgtgtatgttattttaaatagttaaattaatatattaagagTAAAAAGGCAAAACTCATGCAACATACAGTTgagataatattttatgtttacaAAAGGCACTGTGATAATAGATTACCACTTATGATAATCTATTATGATaagtattttcttaatttttcaaaaattgttatgaaataatagattatcacttatgataatagATCATTGTCATGTCACATGATGATGAAAGTTTAATGTCACATGTCAGAGTATCAGTACTTcgatatattattttgtatttaatttagtttttacatttgagattttaactcaatttttttttctaaattcaacaatattgtctttttcccaaataaaactaaattaataattaaaattaattacaacttttatttatatatatatatatatatatattaaattaagtttttataatttatacatcaagTTAATTAACCTAAAAATCATCATTGTATCGGTTGTTCTTAATTATTAACATATGTTAGCAAATTTATCAGGTCCTAccattgtttaaaaattttactgTACGTgtgaataatttgaaaatatcaccttaaagaacaaaatatgaCTTCAATATCCAACGATGATCCTTTTCAACACCAAAATCTCTAAATGTGTGTTTTTATGTGGGTGATGATTTGAGGGAAAGGAAGATGATTAGTTTTGGTTGATTAGAAGGTGATATTCatattgttcttttttatggatttgggGATGATAGTAGAGTGGATTTGAgagtaatttttgtgaaagtttgtgaaatatttgattgatgtgattaaaacaattaaatttagtagataaaaatgtaaaataacttaattgTCTTTggtattaaaaaagtataataaaatgatatttaaataagttataattaatttttcatatattaatatcataaataaaaatattataaatatttattaattgaaaacagagttggaatCCATGGCTTGATAGAGTTGAAATTGCACCAAAAAAAGTGAATGGAATGGAATATATTCCACAAAAAACAAAACCGGTTAAAATGAAGGCTTGAAAGAGTTGGAATCGAATCCAACAAAAAGTTAATAAGTTCTATTGAAGTACTATGAAAAGAGATGTGGTTACCCACAAAAATAGATTTGAACACCCTCAATAACAAAGACAATATTGTAAAATTAGCTCAATCACTCTCCAATCTCTGTATGTCAGAGGGATAAAATAAAACCACAAATCTCTCAAATTACCGTTAATTGTGTTTCCCTTTCAAATCTAATGAAAGAAACACAAATATTCTTTATGTTCATCACCGTAACAACATGGTCTAAAAATACATTCTGTagtacaaataataaataatgtatataattcatatataatttGGTGGGTAATGAAGTATAAAACGCTAATTGGGCGTTTGTTTCCTCTTGTCTACTGTGTACGTGGACAAATGTACAAATGAATAAATTGTttgttttaatagtttttagtaaaaatgaatgaattaatttacTATTCATGTAACGATTTGCAACCTTGCAGAACACAGAGATATGCCCTTTTCTACTATTCATGCAAATGATCACCAATTTGCCATCTACTTTCAATACTCAATATGAAAAATACCACACATGGCAAACCTTTCCGTACTTCTTCAAATAAAATCCAAGAaatgtatttaataataatttaataacaataaattgtacttttgtaattttaaataataatttcaatttcatttaatataatttccattaattatatttaaatttatatcaccATTATccttaatagtaaaataataattatattattttattaattaaaatattttttaaatctatcataCACATCACATTATACacaatttttcatataaaatcaCACCATATTTCCCCTACTCCAAACAACACCATAATTCACTTTTTATCTTCTAAAATTCATCCACTCCTTCTCTCTCAAATCATCTCTCCAatccaaacattttttttttatttctataactATATCATCCATATAAATTATAGTTTAAGTACAAATTCTTAACTATTTAGTGGATATAACATATATTACCTATTTACTTTAACACACTCTCGATTACAATAATTCACTACTCTTAACACATTAATTGTCTACACGTgttgtataatattaaataagcaTTTTTAAACATAACTTCATGGATCACAAttcatagtatttttttaaaattaaatagtggTCATATTtcacatatatgaaaaaaaaaacttaaatataatttttttactagtACCTACAATCACATTTATTATCATTAAGTATTCTCTCTAAACAACATAtggattatttttatgatttcattttGTAAACGTGCATAGACataaataacatttatgtaatattattaatcaatAAACACTAGACCTACTTTCACACATTTGGTATTATTACCTAAATATGTCGTAAAAAATCAATCAACCATGATTAATGAGTATTGGTGAACATGGAGCATTTGATCGATTATGTAGCTCACATAGTCGATTATGATCAAACAACcacataatttattatcatagGTTAAAAATAATGTCTTATCTAACTAAAGGACAACAATGAAGTATACAATCATTAAcaacatcacaaaaaaaaaagaaaaaaaactaaatacaaGTATCATTGGCTTACCTCACATTTAAGTGAAGGTAGTTTATTAATTCTAAAAAAGACATCAGTATTGTGTTTCTTTCTCCTTACTCTTTCGTCGTCGTGACTCCATaagcaaataattaaaaaataactaatttgatAAAGGAAAAACACatattgattgaaaaaaaaaacatggttTATTCAAAGACaattcttatataaaaaaaattaaatacctGTTTTTTATGATAGCAACATGTagaaatcataataatatttttgtttttagactTGAAGTTATATGAAGAAcattacacaaaaataaatattgttagaaaataattaaaaagagaaaCGTACAATATCCATATAACCCCTCTTATATTGTTCCCTTTTGCAACGTCATGGAGCAAACGAAGGtcaaataaattgaatttagttaatttatttatattaaattcaaaGAAATTTGTTCATTAAATACACAAGTCATCACATATTATAATAAGTAGAAACGGGTTTTATACtgtataatgataatataatttttattttttgacttattttttattttatgacgtaatttttttaagtaaattattaattaatgtactattaatttttttaaaattaataatttacacTAAATGAAGTTAGgacaaaaagaattaaaataaagaaaaaatagaaattatagtattatttttgttgttgttgtgtgaAAGAATGAGTTGAACTATGATGTCCAAGAGATTAGTGATGTGAGAGGATACTGTGCGGTGGATATGATGTGTGATATTATAATATGCAGTAGGAAAAGATATATCCTGATTTGAATTCAATGAATGGGACAGTGACATGATGATGATATCATGACATCGtagtttttgatttttatagTGAAAAAGACCACATCATTCCTTTCCTTTGACTGTTTTTTCGCTTTTTAAATTACTTAAGATCATCTCTTTAGATTTTATTGGTAGTTAGGATAGGTACGCCTGAGAGACTCTTTTTATCatccaaattatttatttttaaagaaaatttacatATCAGGACATTCAAGAAACAGAATAAGGGTATCTTTGGTTCTAAGGAGGTAATCCGATTTACTTCAAAGAAATTGTAAGAATATGTGAGGATGGATTTAGAAAAGAGGAGATGAAACTCATCTCTtcttaatagaaaatatttaaaaaaaaaacatataatcacatactattttattaattaatttataatttttaattaatggtatgtttattattataaactcatttatatatttgaattataaaatatattaaatattttaatatttatgttataaactaatatatatatatatatatatatatatgtgtgtaatttaacattttttatttattaatattaacaatgattataatacaaataataattttaataaataataaaaataataataattaaccgtaataataatataaattttattaataataatcacatGAATTGaaacacataaaaattaattaaagaactaatgaataataataattattattattattattaatattaaatcatgtgcataattaaagataataatgacgacagtaataatattaaaattaataataatattaataatgataataataattactacaataataataattacatttaattttatattaattttaattttaaggataaaattttaatctaataattttatttattaaaatatattgttttacttatcacatccatcaaaacATCCACAaactcttaaattttattttcaaatttatttactttaccTTTTTATcccttcaaataaataatttcatttttctttctctatctCCTCGAATTCATGTTCTCTCTCTTTTACAAAATCATATACTCACTCCTCTCAAATTCATCCTtacaagtaaatatttttttttatcatattttattaagagtctttaacttttttctttctgaaacaaaatttgtataacttcaattctttttagtgaagttttacattaaaaaagttttgtatatatttatcaatttatatttttaatttgtattgaagacttaaattttataatgataagttgtgtgttttatattttaaaattaacggttagattttattttagatgagaaatttttaaacaaattagtttacactaaattgaattttttttattgaaaaatgaaatcacAACAAAGAtcaattatgataaatatttaaattaaagtaatttcGAAGATTAGTGGAACTTTGGTGGCGAAGGGGTTTTGAAGTTGAAGATAGAAGATGGATTGGAGGTTAGTAAAGCGAGAGATGAATGGAGAAAAAATGGAGGGAGGGAAGGGAGTTTAAGAGAGAATGGAGATAAAGACTCCTCTTCGCAGGAGAGGAGaggaaagaataaaaataattaaaatttagataataattttaatgagaGCTAAAATTGAGTTATTAGATTTTGTTCGGGGTGcaggaaaaagaaaggaaagtaCCTATTTGAAAAGTTATTATAAACACATAACGAGAGGATAtcgaatatatatatacttatcaTGCATTTATACTTCAATTTACactatgtatgtatatgtagttctatctaatattttattgatatttattaatgatatatttaatttataaaattatagtaaattataaagaaataagtaaataatgatcaattttaatgtcaaaaaataatttgtcaatATAGTAATCAATTTGTTGTATCAATTTATAAGTGtttctattataaattgatttttaaattgatcactaacattaactacTATTGATTTGACtatcaaaataattggtttttaacatatttattgttactaaaatttattattatttaagagtttttttagtgatatttttatgatgacaataatttatattttttatgttgaagactttatacatatagttttaatttggattcacacaaacAATCATATACTTATTGTGTTTCTAAGAATTATTatacttttcaatattcatatattatgtATCTATCCTTGATcgtatcatattatttttaaaattaacgtaTCATTATATTGGACATCCTATTTACACATcataaatactaataaaaaagatattttatttaaatcggtgaaaacaataaaatttctcttttttctgtaacaataaacataaactaattatcattattattgttattataaatattaaattaaatataaataattacacaattttattataaatattttttatttattttgtaagtaatattttaattttaaaaaatgtcaagtttaaaaataatggtaaaatgaaaaaatattaaaatttaaataaacggTTATTTAAGAgatgatatttataaaatatttattttaatttaaaaaattaattaaaaaataaatatgcacACAAAAAGAAAGGTAGAGATATTTTACTAAATCTGTTATAGAACCAGAGTAGAAGAAAATGTGGGCTTTGTAATGGAGCCCAGCCCAACCCACCGGAATGGAGTGTCGGGATGAGGCAGGCCCAGTTGGTAGGAAGTTGGAAAAGTGAGAGGAACCGAACGTTGTGCGTTTAGAGAAGAGTACTGGAAACAAATTTGAGAAATGGAATGGCGCAATGACCAGTGCTTACGTTATGACACAGTAATGGAGAAAGAAGCAATCGCCAGCAAACACTGAAATCTCCTATCTCTAAGGATAAACAGTAAGAACATTTTTCTGTCCTATTTTCCATCTTAATTAGGGTTTTCTCGTTCTTCCTTCTTCTAGATCTAATACTTCTTACAACCTATTTAGAATTTAGAACAATGAACAACAATAATCCAGCAAAAAATGCTGCAACGCCGTCGTTTTTCACCAACCCCGCTGCACCCTCAATCCCCATGAACCACCCAGCACCCCACCTTCTCTCACAGACGCAGCCTCAACCGCAAACTGGTGCCTCTCACTTCCATGGCCACTTTCAGCTCTCGCAACCGCAAAGCCACGTCCTGGCGCAGCCACACCCTGTTCCTCACCCACAGGTGCACAACAATTCCAACACCAATGCCAACGTTGCAACACCTGCGCCTCCCAAGCGTGCAAATCACAAACCCCCTTCACGCCCTCCCGGTTCCTCCAACACCAACCAATCCTCTGCCTTCAAGACCATGGAACTTACCGTGGCGCCTCCTCGGAAAAAGAGAAGCTTTCCCGAGAAGCTCATTCCCGACAAGGTGGCCAAGCTTGTGCCCGAGTCTGCTATTTATGCTAAGTTGCTTGAACTTGAGACCCACATAGATTCTGTTTTGGTTAGGAAGAAAATTGATGTGCAGGAGAATTTGAGAAACCCTCGCTGTGTTAGGAGAACGCTTAGGATTTATGTGTATAATACATTTTCGAAACAGGTGAAAGTGGAACCTGGGAAGATTGATGTGGAGGAGCTTTCTTGGGTTCTCAGGATAACCGGAAGGGTGTTGGAAGATGGTAAGGATTCTGTGGCAGATGGAGTTTTGTCTAAAGAAAATCGAAGATTCTCGGCTTTCTTCAAGAAGATAACCGTTTACTTGGATCAGGGTTTCTATCCGGATAACCACGTTGTTGTGTGGGATAGTGCCCGTTCGACTGCGCAGCGCGATGGTTTTGAGGTGAAGAGGAAAGGAGATAAGGAATTCACCGCGGTTGTTAGAATGTCAATGAATTATTCGCCTGACAGGTTTGTGGTATCGGCTCAGCTGGCTAGAGTGTTAGGGGTTGAGTTTGACTCCCGCTCTAGGATCATTGCTGCTCTATGGCACTATGTGAAGGCTAAGAAGCTGCAGAGTCCGAATGACCCTTCGTTCTTCATGTGTGATGCTTCTCTCCAAAGGGTGTTTGGGGAGGAGAAGATGAAATTTTCTGTGGCTTCGCAGAAGATATCACAGCATTTGTCACCTCCGCAGCCCATACACCTGGAGCATAAAATCAAGCTTTCGGGAAATTGTCCAGCCGGAGCTACGTGTTACGATGTGCAGGTTGATGTGCCTCTTCCACTAGAGAAGGATATGTCTTCATTCTTGGCAAGCACTGAGAAGCACAAAGAGATTGATGCTTTTGATAAACTGATCTCAGATTCCATAAAGAAGATCCATGAACATCATAGGAGACGAGCATTCTTTCTCGGCTTTAGTCAGTCCCCAGCGGAGTTTATTAATGCTTTGATAGCTTCTCAAAGCAAGGATCTGAAGCTTGTTGCTGGAGATGTGAGCCAGGGTGTTGAGAATGAACGACGTTCTGACTTCTACAATCAACCATGGTAAGCATTATTCTACTCTCCTATTTCTTTTTGTTGAGAGTTGAAGATGGTGAAACAACCTTTTAAAACAGGCAGGTTAAGTGAGAAAGTGTGTCTGGCTGATCCTAATTTTAGAGAGTAACCATTACTAGTGCAAGGCTCCTCTAAATGAGCAAATAAGGGTGTATAGATAGGACCTTGATTTGATTTGAAGTACTTTCAAAAGTAGATACTGTTTTAAGTACAAACTTATTTCAGATGTGCCTTTTCCATTTTATAGTACTATTTTATTACTTCTACAGAGTTTTGTTTGTGCTGTCAAATGAGGCCTACATCATGCACTGCAAagataataaatgttttatgtCTGATTTGGGAGAATAAAGGCAGAACCAGTAAGGGTTTAATCTTGATGAAGTGTATATGACTCGAGTTGTAATGAAAATGGTCTGAATATGTCACTTTATTGCTTGGACATTTTATAGTGGGATTGAGATTACCTTTTATTGTTTACAAAAAGGGAGCAATGAAATAAGCTATAACCTTATAGTTCATATATTAGCCCCACTATAGTCACCTTCTTAGCTGGCCAAAATAgggattttattttcttaagtttagCTCCATCCACTGCACACCAAATTGAGAGCGAATAAAAACTAGACTGGATAAATAGAATGGGATGGATGAGGTCCTATCCCCTTCCACACtgatctatttttatttttacaaaacaaacTTTCTCATCCACTTCATCATTTTCCTTCTATCCAATTATGGCCTAGGATTCATTTGtgtgtattttttaatgataattagacaagttttttgataaaaaaaatgaaaaaaaaggttAACTCTGTTTATTCTCAAAAGTTGGAAAAATTAACCTCCAGGACAAAAATTATACAAGCACATTTTTTCGAAGTTTATCTAAATGTACAAGTGAGAAACCCTGCCGCTCCTTTGGGTGTTGATAATGACCAAGTAACATGAAGAGTAAAATTGGAAGATATGACGATTGtatcttttattcatttttttaagtcaTGTCGACCTTCAAATATATTACAAGAATTTAAGGAATGTTTCTAATTGGTTTggattcttttatttttaaatttccagGGTTGAGGATGCTGTTGTTCGCTACCTGACGCGGAAAAATGCTCGAAGTGATGCTCCTGGAAACATCT contains:
- the LOC114179358 gene encoding SNF1-related protein kinase regulatory subunit gamma-1, whose protein sequence is MAMATMGESPRSPEAKLGMRVEDLWDVQEAQLSPTEKLNACFESIPVSAFPLAPSNQEIEIKSDATLAEAVMKLARHNVFSAPVVDVDAPEDASWIDRYIGIVEFAGIVVWILHQSEPASPMSPSTPTSAKAIAAAANGLSFALELEALGLGSAATTAGNFFLDLTSSELYKNTTVRDIAGTFRWAPFLALERSNSFLTMLLLLSKYKMKSVPVLDLGSGTIDKIISQSAVIHMLAECAGLQWFESWGTKKISEVGLPLVTPDQIIKVYEDEPVLQAFKVMRKKRVGAVPVIERDSGKAVGNISLRDVQFLLNAPEIYHDYRAITVKDFLTAVRSYLEKNKNAFPMVSEYVTCREDCTIKELIQLLDQEKIHRVYVVDNDGDLQGLITLRDIISRLVHEPRGYFGDFFDGVLPLPANTRV
- the LOC114178934 gene encoding SWI/SNF complex component SNF12 homolog encodes the protein MNNNNPAKNAATPSFFTNPAAPSIPMNHPAPHLLSQTQPQPQTGASHFHGHFQLSQPQSHVLAQPHPVPHPQVHNNSNTNANVATPAPPKRANHKPPSRPPGSSNTNQSSAFKTMELTVAPPRKKRSFPEKLIPDKVAKLVPESAIYAKLLELETHIDSVLVRKKIDVQENLRNPRCVRRTLRIYVYNTFSKQVKVEPGKIDVEELSWVLRITGRVLEDGKDSVADGVLSKENRRFSAFFKKITVYLDQGFYPDNHVVVWDSARSTAQRDGFEVKRKGDKEFTAVVRMSMNYSPDRFVVSAQLARVLGVEFDSRSRIIAALWHYVKAKKLQSPNDPSFFMCDASLQRVFGEEKMKFSVASQKISQHLSPPQPIHLEHKIKLSGNCPAGATCYDVQVDVPLPLEKDMSSFLASTEKHKEIDAFDKLISDSIKKIHEHHRRRAFFLGFSQSPAEFINALIASQSKDLKLVAGDVSQGVENERRSDFYNQPWVEDAVVRYLTRKNARSDAPGNI